A stretch of the Elephas maximus indicus isolate mEleMax1 chromosome 3, mEleMax1 primary haplotype, whole genome shotgun sequence genome encodes the following:
- the FCRL4 gene encoding Fc receptor-like protein 4 — protein sequence MDTACFGSGFYWPISQGIFLLQFLEKASMLLWVSLLMLAPVSGKIAAPPRPVISLQPPWTPVFQGETVLLTCGGFGFYAPGKTTWYSKLSEKETPGNTLEVHTSGQYRCQTQDSPPSSPVYLQFYSASLILQSPHSVFEGDTLVLRCQKRGKEKLMAVKYFLNGNFLSHSNESLQFLIPRASSKNSGSYTCIGYEDKKYLLKSANKIIRVQELFPLPKLKATASQPTDGNPVNLSCHTRLHPERLHTPLHFSFFRDKGVILSNWSRSPELQIPSVWSEDSGRYWCEARTANLSVRKCSLPLRIQVQRVPVSGVLMETRPPGGQAVEGEKLVLVCSMAEGTGDTTFSWHRENMNETVGRTSQRSQRAEMQIPVISESDAGGYYCAADNGFGPIQSEVMNITVRRTVRNRSDLIAAGIAGGLLGILLLPVALPFYLWLSRKSGDGSLGDTTRTLPTPVPGQPPYSTSPVPVEPQPWYENVHHREGNSIYSEIQIFQLGEEEANTARTSSKYKVSFISRLLHTAAYSLSLF from the exons ATGGACACGGCCTGCTTTGGATCTGGGTTCTATTGGCCCATCTCCCAGGGAATATTCCTCCTTCAATTTCTGGAGAAGGCATCCATGCTGCTGTGGGTGTCCCTACTGATGCTCG CTCCAGTCAGTGGGAAAATTG CAGCTCCTCCCAGGCCTGTGATTTCCCTCCAACCTCCGTGGACCCCAGTCTTCCAAGGAGAGACAGTGCTTCTGACTTGCGGTGGATTTGGCTTCTATGCCCCAGGCAAAACAACATGGTACAGTAAGCTCAGTGAGAAAGAAACCCCAGGAAACACCCTCGAGGTTCATACTTCCGGACAGTACAGATGCCAGACCCAGGACTCACCCCCCAGCAGCCCTGTGTACTTGCAATTTTATTCAG CCTCCCTCATTCTACAGTCCCCACACTCTGTGTTTGAAGGTGACACGCTGGTTCTGAGATGTCAGAAGCGAGGGAAAGAGAAGCTGATGGCCGTGAAATACTTCCTCAATGGAAActttctttctcattctaatGAAAGCTTGCAGTTTTTGATCCCACGAGCAAGTTCAAAAAACAGTGGCTCTTATACATGCATTGGCTATGAGGACAAAAAATATCTACTTAAATCAGCTAACAAAATTATCCGAGTTCAAG AGCTCTTTCCTCTTCCGAAGCTGAAAGCCACAGCCTCCCAGCCTACCGACGGGAATCCTGTCAACCTGAGCTGTCACACCCGGCTTCATCCAGAGCGGCTGCACACTCCACTTCACTTCAGCTTTTTCAGAGACAAAGGGGTCATCCTGTCCAACTGGAGCAGGTCCCCAGAACTCCAGATACCAAGCGTCTGGAGCGAGGACTCAGGACGGTACTGGTGTGAGGCCAGAACGGCGAACCTCAGTGTGCGCAAGTGCAGCCTCCCGCTACGGATCCAGGTGCAGA GAGTGCCTGTGTCTGGAGTCCTCATGGAGACCCGACCTCCAGGGGGGCAGGCAGTTGAAGGGGAGAAGCTGGTCCTTGTCTGCTCCATGGCTGAGGGCACAGGAGACACCACGTTCTCCTGGCACAGGGAGAACATGAATGAGACAGTAGGGAGGACATCTCAGCGTTCCCAGAGAGCAGAGATGCAGATCCCTGTTATCAGTGAGAGCGATGCTGGAGGATATTACTGTGCAGCTGATAACGGCTTCGGCCCCATTCAGAGCGAGGTCATGAACATCACTGTGAGAA GGACTGTAAGGAACAGAAGTGACCTTATTGCTGCAGGAATCGCTGGGGGGCTGCTAGGGATCCTTCTTCTGCCCGTGGCTCTGCCATTTTACCTCTGGCTTTCAAGGAAATCAG GAGATGGTTCTCTGGGAGACACAACCAG GACCCTTCCCACCCCAGTACCAGGACAGCCTCCTTACTCCACCAGCCCCGTCCCAGTGGAACCACAGCCGTGGTATGAAAACG TGCACCACAGAGAAGGTAACTCGATCTATTCTGAGATCCAGATTTTTCAGCTGGGAGAAGAGGAAG CCAATACCGCCAGAACATCATCAAAGTACAAGGTGAGTTTCATCTCCCGACTCCTACATACAGCCGCATactccctttctcttttctag